One genomic window of Elaeis guineensis isolate ETL-2024a chromosome 2, EG11, whole genome shotgun sequence includes the following:
- the LOC105032894 gene encoding uncharacterized protein produces the protein MKPSSGKCLALLLFFVAGAIEMGGASSARDIMGCPSNTSPCFWRLFPCPAECPAIQPKNPKAKRCTIDCHSPICQTVCISPKPSCNGIGSGCGDPRFIGGDGVVFYFHGRKGEHFSLVSDPSLQINARFVGLRPAGRTRDFTWIQALGVVFGSHALTIEATRAARWDDAVDHLNFTCDGDLLQVPEGHLSSWRSGDGKLMVERIGSRNSVRITLKEMAEVSLNVVPVTKDDDRIHRYQIPSNDCFVHLEVQFRFFGLSPDVEGVLGRTYRPDYKNAAKFGVAMPVVGGEDEYRTSSLLSPDCKRCLCSPKEDAVWQDVI, from the exons ATGAAGCCAAGCAGTGGCAAATGCCTTGCTCTGCTCCTCTTCTTTGTGGCCGGGGCCATCGAAATGGGAGGGGCATCATCAGCCCGGGACATAATGGGCTGCCCAAGCAATACAAGTCCGTGCTTTTGGAGGCTGTTCCCATGCCCGGCCGAGTGCCCGGCCATCCAACCCAAAAACCCCAAAGCCAAAAGATGCACCATCGACTGTCACTCACCCATTTGCCAAACCGTCTGCATCA GTCCTAAACCAAGTTGCAACGGCATAGGATCCGGCTGCGGCGACCCTCGCTTCATTGGCGGCGATGGCGTCGTGTTCTACTTCCACGGGAGAAAAGGCGAGCACTTCAGCCTCGTCTCCGATCCCAGCCTCCAGATTAACGCCCGCTTTGTTGGCCTCCGGCCGGCCGGAAGGACCCGTGACTTCACTTGGATCCAAGCGCTCGGCGTCGTGTTCGGTTCTCATGCCCTAACCATTGAAGCAACTCGAGCGGCGCGGTGGGATGACGCTGTCGACCATCTCAACTTCACCTGCGATGGTGACCTCTTGCAGGTCCCAGAAGGTCACCTCTCTAGCTGGAGGTCAGGTGATGGAAAGCTGATGGTGGAGAGGATTGGAAGCAGAAATAGTGTTAGGATCACACTGAAGGAAATGGCAGAGGTGTCCCTGAATGTGGTTCCTGTCACCAAGGACGATGATAGGATCCACCGCTACCAGATACCGTCCAACGACTGCTTTGTACACTTGGAGGTGCAGTTCAGATTTTTCGGGCTATCGCCGGACGTGGAAGGAGTGCTCGGGCGAACATATCGTCCGGACTACAAGAATGCAGCAAAGTTCGGAGTGGCGATGCCGGTGGTTGGCGGAGAAGACGAGTACAGAACATCGTCACTCCTATCACCGGATTGTAAGCGCTGCTTGTGTTCTCCCAAGGAAGACGCCGTGTGGCAGGATGTGATTTGA
- the LOC105032885 gene encoding pentatricopeptide repeat-containing protein At2g03880, mitochondrial, whose amino-acid sequence MVLLNCRSLPLTRIPPLLETGNTKSTRETKLKGAEEMTNGVPKKVCGDQSLRRRAFELFSNDQRALSSDIKPSSYGALLRACSKERFLEGGLQVHARMIKRGLESDQFLQSSLLSLYVKCESLDFARRVFDTSKLGTNLICCNSIITMYYRSGLVEEALSVFLESQSHGIEPDAFTFSVVIRVAGQQREPSLGKQLHSLSIKFGCGGEEFVSNSLIQMYAACENINDSARAFEAISRTRSPVAWNSMIAQLVEHGIHGDGFNLYKEMQSTGIEPTPLTFSSLLKSSADIEADSLGKQLHSQLIVRGFSSNLILETALVDLYAKCGELEYGRQVFERMKQRNVTSWNSIIRGYSQVGYREEAFRLFQVMRRQETLPDKFTFPALLTGAKVGDYFPEEFEAVHAYIFKVGLERDHFIGTCLITVYSAKQKIGCARQAFDDMDSMDSGVWSSMISASVKSGRAEEALHLFLEMMYLGIETSQFIYSGLLLACGELSRMEMGKQVHAHCLKSSDSPDVATKNSLVTMYSNCGCISEAWKIFNSIAKPNVISFNSIISALAQHGSPKEAAELFRRMKLVGQRPDEITLLNLLSAFNHAGLVHEGLEVFNSMEENEGIKPSYQHYACMVDMMARAGDIEGAMRLIDIMPFEPDTSLWRTVLGACRKHRNMGIGRQVADLLLESDPYEATNYVLVANIYARSGRWIEAERVRQLMEERGVEKEIALSWIEINRRVHTFRVEDRSHPLSQEIYEKLHELIKEIKTAGYAPDISFTLHDMKDSRREESLFNHCEKLAFAFGDLSTAPGVSLRIMKNLRVCGDCHRAFKYFSLITERKIILRDTHRFHHFLNGVCSCRDYW is encoded by the coding sequence ATGGTGCTTCTGAATTGCCGAAGCCTCCCCTTGACTAGAATTCCCCCATTACTGGAAACTGGGAACACAAAATCCACCAGAGAGACAAAACTGAAAGGAGCTGAAGAGATGACCAATGGTGTCCCCAAAAAGGTGTGTGGAGACCAAAGTCTCAGAAGAAGAGCATTCGAGCTCTTCTCCAATGACCAGAGAGCGCTTAGTTCAGACATCAAGCCTTCTTCATATGGGGCTTTGCTGCGAGCTTGCTCAAAAGAGAGATTTTTAGAAGGGGGTCTTCAAGTCCATGCTCGCATGATAAAGAGAGGTCTCGAATCCGATCAGTTCTTGCAATCCAGCCTGCTGAGCTTGTACGTGAAATGCGAAAGCTTGGATTTTGCTCGCAGGGTGTTCGACACCAGCAAACTTGGAACCAATCTCATCTGTTGCAACTCCATAATTACAATGTACTATCGAAGTGGGCTCGTCGAGGAGGCCTTGTCGGTGTTCCTTGAATCGCAGAGTCATGGGATTGAACCGGACGCGTTCACGTTTTCTGTTGTTATAAGAGTCGCAGGACAGCAAAGGGAGCCCTCTCTAGGAAAGCAGCTCCATTCTCTCTCCATCAAGTTTGGATGTGGAGGAGAAGAGTTCGTGAGCAACTCTCTCATCCAAATGTATGCTGCTTGTGAGAATATAAATGACTCTGCTCGTGCTTTTGAGGCGATTTCCAGAACAAGGAGTCCAGTAGCTTGGAATTCTATGATCGCTCAGCTAGTGGAACATGGGATCCACGGTGATGGTTTTAATCTTTATAAGGAGATGCAGAGCACTGGAATTGAACCGACTCCTCTAACATTCAGCAGCCTGCTGAAATCTTCTGCCGATATCGAAGCAGATTCTTTGGGAAAGCAACTGCACAGCCAACTTATCGTGCGcggtttttcttcaaatctaattCTAGAGACCGCCCTTGTAGACTTGTATGCAAAGTGTGGAGAATTAGAATATGGAAGGCAGGTTTTTGAGAGAATGAAACAGAGAAACGTTACCAGTTGGAATTCCATAATTAGAGGGTACTCTCAGGTGGGCTACAGAGAAGAAGCTTTCAGACTGTTTCAAGTGATGAGGAGACAAGAAACTCTACCGGATAAGTTTACATTCCCTGCTTTACTGACTGGAGCTAAAGTAGGAGACTATTTTCCTGAAGAATTCGAAGCGGTACATGCATATATCTTCAAGGTTGGATTGGAGAGAGATCACTTTATCGGAACTTGTTTGATTACTGTGTATTCAGCAAAGCAAAAAATTGGGTGTGCGAGACAAGCATTTGATGATATGGATTCAATGGACAGTGGAGTTTGGTCTTCGATGATATCTGCAAGTGTGAAGAGTGGCAGAGCAGAGGAGGCACTCCACCTATTCCTTGAGATGATGTACTTGGGTATCGAAACCAGTCAGTTCATCTATTCAGGCTTGTTGTTGGCTTGTGGTGAATTGTCAAGGATGGAAATGGGAAAACAGGTCCATGCTCACTGCTTAAAAAGCAGTGATTCCCCTGATGTGGCAACAAAGAATTCCCTTGTTACCATGTACTCAAATTGCGGGTGCATCAGTGAAGCATGGAAAATCTTCAATTCAATAGCAAAACCAAACGTGATTTCATTCAATTCAATTATTTCAGCTCTTGCTCAACATGGCTCTCCAAAAGAAGCTGCAGAGCTCTTCAGACGGATGAAACTTGTTGGCCAGAGACCTGATGAAATTACTCTCCTAAACCTCCTTTCAGCTTTCAATCATGCTGGTCTTGTTCATGAAGGCCTAGAGGTATTCAATTCCATGGAAGAAAATGAAGGAATTAAACCAAGTTACCAACATTATGCATGCATGGTGGACATGATGGCCCGAGCAGGAGATATTGAGGGAGCAATGAGACTAATAGATATTATGCCTTTTGAACCCGACACTTCTCTATGGAGAACCGTCCTTGGAGCTTGTCGTAAACATCGAAACATGGGAATCGGAAGGCAGGTAGCAGATTTGCTGCTCGAATCAGATCCTTATGAAGCTACTAATTATGTACTTGTTGCTAATATTTATGCTAGATCAGGAAGATGGATAGAAGCTGAAAGAGTCAGGCAGTTGATGGAAGAGAGAGGTGTGGAGAAGGAAATTGCTCTTAGTTGGATTGAGATCAATCGAAGAGTTCATACGTTCAGAGTTGAAGACCGATCGCATCCTTTATCACAAGAAATATATGAGAAGTTACACGAGCTAATCAAGGAGATTAAAACAGCAGGTTACGCACCTGACATCAGCTTCACACTTCACGACATGAAAGATAGTAGAAGAGAAGAATCACTGTTCAATCACTGTGAGAAGCTGGCATTTGCTTTTGGAGATCTTTCTACTGCTCCAGGGGTCTCACTTCGAATCATGAAGAACCTTCGGGTTTGTGGAGATTGTCACCGTGCATTTAAATACTTTTCTCTGATAACAGAAAGGAAGATTATATTGAGAGACACGCATAGGTTCCACCATTTTCTCAATGGGGTGTGCTCTTGCCGCGACTATTGGTGA